The following are encoded together in the Lathyrus oleraceus cultivar Zhongwan6 chromosome 3, CAAS_Psat_ZW6_1.0, whole genome shotgun sequence genome:
- the LOC127127746 gene encoding stress-induced protein KIN2-like: protein MNQSQNISHQAGQATGQAQEKGSNMMDKASNAAQSAKESCQEAGQQFKEKSQEAVDAVRNTHDTQK from the exons ATGAATCAATCACAAAATATAAGCCATCAAGCAGGACAAGCCACGGGACAAGCTCAG GAGAAAGGAAGCAATATGATGGATAAGGCGAGCAATGCTGCTCAATCGGCCAAAGAATCTTGCCAAGAG GCTGGTCAACAATTCAAGGAAAAATCACAAGAGGCTGTAGATGCTGTAAGGAACACACATGATACTCAAAAATGA